From Levilactobacillus zymae, a single genomic window includes:
- a CDS encoding Tex family protein translates to MATATTTLADLSQPVHQQLHQYRVQQIQAVLTLLDEGNTVPFIARYRKERTGTLDEVAIREIEDQAHRLQKLNQRRQDVLKLIAEQGKLTPQLKQQLTQATALQQVEDLYLPYKQKRRTKATVAREAGLTPLAQWLLTFPQGGLDQRARTFINTDQDLPDVAAVWAGVHEILAETFSEQAAFREWIRRYTWQHGELTSKLKRHAEDEQQVYATYYDFHQPLKQLPPYRVLAVNRGEREKVLTVGIAVDPTSILQYGHFRLVGQHRGPAVAKITAAFADAYKRFLGPAIERELRRQLTDTADTHAIQVFGNNLYHLLMQAPLKGKVVMGFDPAYRTGCKLAIMDANGRFLTKQVIYPHKPASAKQRAAAGPEFKRLLAQYHVEMIAIGNGTASRESEEFVSDILKTLDYPVYYVIVNEAGASVYSASANARAEFADLHVEERSAVSIGRRLQDPLAELIKVDPKAIGVGQYQHDVPEKALDEQLDRVVETAVNQVGVNVNTASPELLTHISGLTATTAQNIVTYRNDHGAFKNRQALKKVPRLGPKAYQQAVGFLRIIAGSDPLDNTDIHPESYPVARQLLTDLHVTPQAIGTPKLQQQLAQLNRAQWAAQLDVGSATLADICDGLSKPGRDLRDSMPAPLLRQDVLTMADLQPGMELQGTVRNVVDFGAFVDIGVKQDGLVHISQLTDHYVSDPSTVVTIGDVVTVWVLSVDEQRQRIQLTMRQAPQA, encoded by the coding sequence ATGGCAACCGCAACCACCACGCTGGCGGACCTTTCCCAACCGGTTCACCAGCAATTACACCAGTATCGTGTACAACAGATTCAAGCCGTCTTGACCCTGCTCGATGAGGGCAACACGGTCCCGTTTATCGCCCGTTACCGCAAGGAACGCACCGGGACGTTGGACGAGGTCGCCATTCGTGAGATCGAAGACCAGGCCCACCGACTCCAAAAATTGAACCAGCGCCGCCAAGACGTCCTGAAGTTGATCGCGGAGCAGGGGAAACTCACCCCGCAACTTAAGCAGCAGTTGACCCAAGCGACCGCCTTACAACAAGTCGAGGACTTGTACTTACCCTATAAACAAAAGCGCCGGACTAAGGCCACCGTGGCTCGTGAAGCCGGGTTGACACCCTTAGCCCAATGGCTGCTGACCTTTCCGCAAGGGGGCCTCGATCAGCGGGCCCGCACGTTTATAAACACAGACCAGGACCTGCCGGATGTCGCCGCGGTCTGGGCCGGGGTCCACGAGATCCTGGCCGAAACGTTTAGCGAGCAGGCCGCCTTTCGGGAATGGATCCGTCGCTACACCTGGCAACACGGCGAACTCACCAGCAAGCTCAAGCGGCACGCCGAAGATGAGCAACAGGTCTACGCCACCTACTACGACTTCCACCAGCCGTTAAAACAACTGCCACCGTACCGGGTCCTGGCGGTCAACCGCGGGGAACGTGAAAAGGTCCTCACGGTCGGCATCGCCGTGGATCCCACGTCGATCTTACAATACGGGCATTTTCGGTTGGTCGGGCAACACCGCGGTCCGGCCGTCGCTAAAATCACGGCCGCGTTTGCCGACGCCTACAAGCGGTTCTTAGGTCCGGCCATCGAACGCGAACTACGCCGCCAACTGACCGATACGGCCGATACCCATGCCATTCAGGTCTTCGGCAATAATTTATACCACCTGTTGATGCAAGCGCCGCTGAAGGGTAAGGTCGTGATGGGATTCGACCCGGCGTACCGGACCGGCTGTAAACTGGCCATCATGGACGCCAACGGCCGGTTCTTGACCAAGCAGGTGATTTACCCGCACAAGCCCGCCAGCGCCAAGCAACGCGCCGCGGCTGGTCCCGAGTTCAAACGCCTGTTGGCCCAGTACCACGTCGAAATGATCGCCATCGGCAACGGGACCGCCAGCCGGGAATCTGAGGAGTTTGTCAGCGATATTCTTAAGACCCTGGATTACCCGGTCTATTACGTGATCGTCAACGAAGCCGGCGCCTCCGTGTATTCGGCCAGTGCCAACGCGCGGGCCGAATTCGCCGACCTGCACGTCGAAGAACGCTCGGCCGTTAGCATCGGGCGGCGCCTACAGGACCCCTTAGCCGAATTGATCAAAGTCGACCCTAAAGCTATCGGGGTGGGGCAGTACCAACACGACGTCCCCGAAAAGGCTCTCGACGAACAGCTGGACCGGGTGGTGGAAACGGCGGTCAACCAGGTCGGCGTCAACGTCAATACGGCCAGCCCGGAACTTTTGACCCACATCTCCGGGCTAACGGCGACCACCGCGCAAAACATCGTGACCTACCGTAACGACCACGGGGCCTTCAAAAACCGGCAAGCCCTGAAAAAGGTGCCTCGCTTAGGACCCAAGGCCTATCAGCAGGCCGTGGGCTTTCTGCGGATCATCGCCGGGAGCGACCCGTTAGACAACACGGACATTCACCCGGAAAGCTACCCGGTCGCCCGGCAACTCTTGACGGACCTACACGTCACACCCCAAGCCATCGGCACGCCCAAGTTGCAGCAACAGTTGGCGCAGTTGAACCGCGCGCAGTGGGCCGCCCAACTCGACGTGGGATCCGCGACGTTGGCCGACATCTGTGACGGCCTCAGTAAACCCGGCCGTGACTTGCGGGATAGCATGCCAGCGCCGTTGTTACGGCAGGACGTCTTGACCATGGCGGACTTGCAACCGGGGATGGAACTCCAGGGGACGGTCCGCAACGTAGTCGACTTTGGGGCGTTCGTGGACATCGGCGTCAAGCAGGACGGCCTGGTCCACATTTCGCAACTGACCGACCACTACGTCAGTGATCCCAGCACGGTGGTCACGATCGGCGACGTGGTAACGGTGTGGGTTCTGAGTGTCGACGAACAGCGGCAGCGAATCCAGTTGACCATGCGGCAGGCGCCCCAGGCCTAA
- a CDS encoding TetR family transcriptional regulator encodes MALKTLSQRAFATALEDLLRTIPMERIRVTQLAKLAGATPQAFYYHFRDKYDLAAWIYLQDYAAVVADEPQSFSPQQIDRMMAQFEKRKTFYQRAFTDKSQNAIEGYVNQHSYSMAQAAVERLQDGRPLTTQ; translated from the coding sequence GTGGCACTGAAAACGCTCAGTCAGCGGGCCTTTGCGACGGCCCTAGAAGACCTTTTACGCACCATTCCCATGGAACGGATTCGGGTGACCCAGTTGGCCAAGCTGGCGGGGGCGACCCCGCAGGCTTTCTACTACCACTTTCGGGACAAATACGATTTGGCGGCCTGGATCTATCTTCAGGATTACGCTGCCGTCGTGGCGGACGAGCCGCAATCCTTTAGTCCCCAACAAATTGACCGCATGATGGCTCAGTTTGAAAAACGCAAGACTTTTTATCAACGGGCCTTCACCGATAAGTCGCAAAATGCCATTGAGGGGTACGTCAACCAGCATAGTTATTCAATGGCGCAAGCTGCCGTGGAACGGCTACAGGACGGTCGTCCCCTGACCACGCAATAG
- a CDS encoding serine hydrolase: MNAKQRNRRLRGGGALIIGVLLGLMSLIGSANTSAKAASVVTPLPPTAYYAVKDGQLADLTATGMTAAHPLDQTTPTTWTATAQTDVPTATGQTNRYLYISSAQDGVQGWTAATNLRAGRTYQTTAPQAVKAQNYVVVKSFKTAPVPTRKVYRLVGQRRHWQARASLQRDKTYRVTQRRTYYQAGKAYTYLHVTSGKTTGWVWQADLKRGTAYNVAHHQAAIKAKLQKYLNSVTKDGTAAVAFYNLSPVKGSRAAKASHAAVYRQGKLAVNARGSHVTTSASTYKLYIAAYLMHLKQRHRFSWTRANRAGMTRMIVKSANDYPVSVLQRHGRTSINHWVASQGYYGHPFSAVRASRTTANSLVKVLKDLQLGQQAFNNRQDRAFILSLMKRQVYRRGIPTGVARADKGTVVRDKVGFLNDNNGDAGIVTLPNGQRYLLAILTWGRGQHGFSGYPRIARIAEHVQKIVY; encoded by the coding sequence ATGAATGCCAAGCAGAGAAACCGCCGACTGCGGGGCGGCGGGGCCCTCATCATAGGCGTCCTCCTGGGGTTAATGTCGTTAATTGGTAGCGCTAACACCTCGGCGAAGGCGGCTAGTGTGGTCACGCCGCTACCGCCCACCGCGTATTACGCCGTGAAGGACGGGCAACTCGCCGACCTGACCGCGACTGGGATGACGGCTGCTCACCCGTTAGACCAAACCACGCCCACCACCTGGACGGCCACGGCCCAAACCGACGTGCCCACCGCGACCGGCCAGACCAATCGGTATCTCTACATAAGCAGCGCCCAAGATGGCGTACAAGGGTGGACGGCCGCCACTAATCTGCGAGCGGGCCGCACCTACCAGACGACCGCACCGCAAGCCGTTAAGGCCCAAAACTACGTGGTCGTGAAGTCGTTTAAAACCGCCCCGGTGCCGACTCGCAAGGTTTATCGGCTGGTCGGGCAGCGGCGGCATTGGCAAGCCCGGGCAAGCTTGCAGCGGGACAAGACCTACCGGGTCACTCAGCGCCGGACCTATTACCAAGCCGGGAAGGCCTATACCTACCTGCACGTCACCAGCGGGAAGACCACCGGCTGGGTCTGGCAAGCGGATTTGAAACGCGGGACCGCCTACAACGTGGCGCACCACCAAGCCGCCATTAAGGCCAAGCTCCAGAAGTACCTCAACTCGGTGACTAAGGATGGGACCGCCGCAGTCGCCTTTTATAACCTTAGTCCTGTCAAGGGCAGCCGCGCGGCCAAGGCGTCACACGCGGCGGTTTACCGGCAGGGAAAACTGGCCGTTAACGCGCGGGGCAGTCACGTCACCACGTCCGCCAGTACCTACAAGCTTTACATCGCCGCGTATTTGATGCACCTCAAACAACGGCACCGGTTCTCCTGGACCCGCGCGAACCGGGCGGGGATGACCCGGATGATCGTCAAGTCGGCCAACGATTACCCGGTCAGCGTCTTGCAACGCCACGGCCGAACGTCCATTAACCACTGGGTAGCGTCACAGGGCTATTACGGCCACCCATTCAGTGCGGTGCGCGCCTCGCGGACCACGGCGAACAGCCTGGTCAAGGTCTTAAAGGACCTCCAGCTGGGGCAGCAGGCCTTCAACAACCGACAAGACCGGGCCTTCATCTTAAGTTTGATGAAACGGCAGGTCTATCGCCGCGGCATCCCCACGGGGGTGGCCAGAGCGGACAAGGGGACGGTCGTGCGGGATAAGGTCGGGTTCTTGAACGACAACAATGGCGACGCCGGCATCGTGACGCTGCCCAACGGCCAACGGTACTTGCTAGCTATTTTGACTTGGGGCCGCGGCCAACATGGATTTAGTGGTTACCCCCGGATCGCGCGGATTGCCGAGCACGTGCAGAAAATCGTTTATTGA
- a CDS encoding IS30-like element ISLsa1 family transposase has protein sequence MGTSTLSRFQRGALAQLVNEGNKSYQVMADALGVAKATISYELDRVKPYDPELAQQDADRKRRNCGRRSMLTAALATLITNHLRLTWSPETIAAAYNLSTASIYNWLNRGWLPFKLTDLPNRNVRQHRVSENRGKFTSGTSIEQRPTTVNQRLAFGHWEVDTVLSSRSESRSCLVTFVERKTRLLWAIKAPNRTAKALNTAFGKFMGAFGPQVKSITVDHGKEFANYQALEQDYQIKVYFCHPYSPWERGSNEYFNRRLRWFFPKKTNFSQVTTDEILAALELINQRPLKIHHQQTAIERFRACSD, from the coding sequence TTGGGTACATCTACTTTATCACGTTTTCAACGTGGCGCACTAGCACAACTGGTCAATGAGGGGAATAAATCTTACCAAGTAATGGCTGACGCCTTAGGCGTCGCCAAAGCTACGATTAGCTATGAGTTGGACCGGGTTAAACCTTATGATCCAGAATTAGCTCAGCAAGATGCAGATCGCAAAAGGCGGAATTGCGGTCGTCGTTCGATGCTGACGGCAGCATTAGCGACTTTAATTACCAATCACTTACGATTAACCTGGTCACCAGAAACCATTGCGGCCGCTTATAACTTGAGCACTGCGTCAATTTATAATTGGCTTAATCGTGGCTGGCTCCCCTTCAAATTGACTGATCTACCCAATCGGAATGTCCGCCAGCACCGAGTGAGCGAAAATCGTGGGAAATTTACAAGTGGGACTTCCATCGAACAACGGCCAACAACTGTTAATCAACGGTTAGCTTTTGGTCATTGGGAAGTAGATACGGTGCTTTCTAGTCGAAGTGAGTCACGATCATGTCTGGTTACATTCGTAGAACGTAAGACCCGACTTCTATGGGCCATCAAAGCCCCTAATAGAACGGCTAAGGCTCTAAACACCGCCTTTGGCAAGTTTATGGGGGCCTTCGGTCCCCAAGTAAAATCCATTACTGTTGATCATGGTAAAGAGTTTGCCAATTATCAGGCCTTAGAACAGGATTATCAGATCAAAGTTTATTTTTGCCATCCATATTCACCATGGGAGCGAGGTTCCAATGAATATTTTAATAGACGGTTACGCTGGTTCTTCCCGAAAAAGACCAATTTTAGCCAAGTAACGACTGATGAGATCCTAGCAGCACTTGAACTAATTAATCAACGACCATTAAAAATACATCATCAACAGACTGCCATTGAAAGATTCCGGGCTTGTTCGGATTAA
- a CDS encoding APC family permease — protein sequence MVPDDSKKISMIEVFALSIATVAPTGAMAFNTTTAASVAGVNIPISFLIGALALLLVGLCFAQLSRQIANEGSVYAYNREALGERAGFMTGWALTLTYICFSAGTAGLTADFGSTFLSHFGLHVAPSFLGIVFTLLVWFIMFFGLKLTSRIALVAEIISVCIVMFLSVVILLKTPLSAKPFIEHHNTVGVGQGMVYAILCFAGFEGSSTVAVRAREPKKAVPRAILITIIGAAIFYVFVSYAQVIGFGVAHVKNLATASAPLNTLAVTYLGNGMATVIDLATLMSCFAAYLGSLNACAFMFFALSNQGYLPRGLGKFDVKLNSPKNAVNTVAVICLILYALIGIPFGPEQLYASLATIGALSLLIVYMLVCVGTFFYFHRSTTLHFSIWQHAILPAVGLLILVFPLWSNLYPVPKYPMNLYPYVVIVWLLVGVLMGLHHTIKAKPTTRGLANWGKWQIL from the coding sequence ATGGTACCTGATGATTCGAAGAAAATTTCGATGATCGAAGTCTTTGCGCTGTCGATTGCGACGGTGGCTCCGACCGGGGCGATGGCGTTTAATACCACGACGGCTGCTTCGGTTGCGGGGGTCAATATTCCAATTTCATTTTTAATTGGGGCGTTGGCCCTGTTGTTAGTGGGTCTGTGTTTTGCGCAGCTATCACGGCAGATTGCCAACGAAGGTTCCGTCTACGCGTATAATCGTGAGGCTTTAGGTGAGCGGGCCGGGTTTATGACCGGCTGGGCGCTAACGTTGACCTATATTTGTTTTTCGGCCGGGACGGCGGGGCTGACGGCTGATTTTGGCAGTACGTTTTTAAGCCACTTTGGTCTACACGTGGCGCCCAGTTTTTTAGGGATTGTGTTTACGTTGTTGGTTTGGTTCATTATGTTCTTTGGCCTGAAATTGACCAGTCGCATTGCGTTAGTTGCTGAAATTATTTCCGTTTGCATCGTGATGTTTCTCTCGGTCGTTATTCTATTGAAGACCCCATTATCGGCTAAGCCGTTTATCGAACACCATAACACGGTGGGGGTGGGCCAAGGGATGGTTTACGCCATTCTGTGCTTCGCCGGTTTTGAAGGCTCCAGTACCGTCGCTGTGCGGGCCCGTGAACCTAAAAAGGCGGTGCCCCGCGCCATCTTAATCACGATTATTGGGGCGGCGATTTTTTACGTCTTTGTCAGTTATGCGCAAGTCATCGGATTTGGCGTTGCCCACGTGAAGAATCTCGCGACGGCCTCCGCGCCTTTAAACACGTTAGCGGTCACCTATCTGGGCAACGGAATGGCCACCGTGATTGATCTGGCGACCCTGATGAGTTGCTTTGCGGCTTATTTAGGGAGCCTAAACGCCTGTGCCTTTATGTTCTTTGCCCTCAGTAATCAAGGTTATCTGCCGCGAGGACTGGGGAAATTTGACGTCAAGTTGAACAGTCCTAAGAATGCGGTCAATACCGTGGCCGTGATTTGTTTAATCCTTTATGCCTTGATTGGGATACCGTTTGGTCCGGAACAGCTTTATGCGAGTCTAGCGACCATCGGGGCCCTAAGCTTACTGATCGTTTATATGTTGGTCTGCGTCGGCACGTTCTTTTACTTTCACCGGAGCACGACTTTACACTTTTCCATCTGGCAGCACGCTATCTTACCGGCCGTGGGACTACTCATCTTGGTTTTTCCGTTGTGGAGCAATCTCTACCCGGTTCCCAAGTACCCGATGAATCTGTATCCGTACGTGGTCATCGTGTGGTTGCTAGTGGGCGTGTTGATGGGGCTTCATCATACCATTAAGGCCAAGCCCACGACCAGGGGACTGGCCAACTGGGGTAAGTGGCAAATTCTATAA
- a CDS encoding AbrB/MazE/SpoVT family DNA-binding domain-containing protein: MDNVKDDLKRNVIQVGNSIGMTIPKKIADEMALSTDSKVQIVPTDQGFLVTKLENADPDFVEAMNYSFDKYHETLEMLRKGDE; the protein is encoded by the coding sequence ATGGATAATGTCAAAGATGATCTCAAGCGAAACGTCATTCAGGTTGGCAATTCTATTGGGATGACGATTCCCAAGAAAATTGCTGACGAAATGGCACTTTCCACTGATTCAAAAGTCCAAATCGTGCCCACTGACCAGGGCTTCTTGGTAACCAAACTGGAGAATGCGGATCCTGATTTTGTGGAAGCCATGAACTACTCATTTGATAAGTATCACGAAACCTTGGAAATGCTTCGTAAGGGCGACGAATAA
- a CDS encoding type II toxin-antitoxin system death-on-curing family toxin — translation MRYLSANELVQLNQKVLSASNQVSQIRNAKGLGSIEALPRQSFFGTEAYPKLSQKLGIVFIKIINLHPFADGNKRTAVLALSVMARLNNYDLTFSIVDLNDFALMVAQLEDGQLDYDQVFQTIATHLKQR, via the coding sequence ATGCGTTATTTATCAGCGAATGAACTCGTTCAACTCAACCAAAAGGTCCTTTCGGCGTCAAATCAAGTCTCACAAATTCGAAATGCTAAGGGATTAGGCTCAATCGAGGCCTTACCGCGTCAATCATTTTTTGGCACCGAAGCCTATCCCAAGCTCTCTCAAAAACTAGGAATCGTTTTCATCAAAATCATCAATCTACATCCCTTTGCTGATGGGAATAAACGGACCGCAGTCCTGGCTTTATCGGTTATGGCGCGGTTAAATAACTATGATTTAACTTTTTCGATTGTTGACTTAAATGATTTTGCTTTAATGGTTGCCCAATTGGAGGATGGCCAATTAGATTATGACCAAGTTTTTCAAACGATTGCGACGCACTTAAAACAAAGATGA
- a CDS encoding D-2-hydroxyacid dehydrogenase — MKILMYSVRPDEQAAIHDWADRHQVQVDTNDLEFHPDTAHLVQGYDGLIIQQRSAIGDDPSVYQQLADWGLQQLTSRTAGVDTIDVAAAKAAGLTVTNVPAYSPNSVAEMAVAQTMRLIRNLELFDRRIGQQNFQWAGLQAREIRSLTVGIIGAGRIGGVAARLFHGLGAKVIAFDPVHHTELTDVLTYVDTKEDLLRQADVVDLHVDLNPTSQGLLDAAAFKQMKNDAFVVNASRGPVIVTADLVAALKAGELAGAALDTVEGEAALFNQDHSDDILQDPLIAQLMQMPNVMITPHVGFYTNLAVKNMVDISLDDVLTIVQGGTSDHTI; from the coding sequence ATGAAAATTTTAATGTACAGCGTACGGCCCGACGAACAGGCCGCCATTCACGACTGGGCGGACCGGCATCAGGTCCAGGTCGATACCAACGACTTGGAGTTTCACCCGGATACGGCGCATCTGGTCCAAGGGTATGACGGTCTAATCATCCAACAACGTAGCGCCATCGGGGATGACCCCAGCGTCTACCAGCAGTTGGCCGACTGGGGCCTTCAGCAACTGACCAGCCGGACCGCCGGGGTGGACACCATCGACGTGGCGGCGGCCAAGGCGGCCGGGCTAACGGTGACCAACGTGCCGGCCTATTCTCCGAATTCGGTGGCCGAAATGGCGGTCGCCCAGACCATGCGGCTGATTCGCAACCTGGAACTGTTCGACCGGCGCATCGGCCAGCAGAACTTCCAGTGGGCCGGGCTGCAGGCCCGCGAGATTCGCTCGTTAACCGTCGGCATCATCGGGGCCGGCCGCATCGGGGGCGTGGCCGCCCGGTTGTTTCACGGGTTAGGCGCCAAGGTGATTGCCTTTGACCCGGTCCACCACACCGAATTAACGGACGTGTTAACCTACGTGGATACGAAAGAAGACCTGTTGCGCCAAGCCGACGTGGTGGACCTCCACGTGGACCTGAACCCCACGTCGCAGGGGTTACTGGACGCGGCGGCGTTCAAGCAGATGAAAAATGACGCCTTCGTGGTCAACGCCTCACGGGGACCGGTCATCGTGACGGCCGATTTGGTCGCCGCCTTAAAGGCCGGGGAACTGGCCGGGGCGGCGCTCGACACGGTCGAAGGCGAAGCGGCGTTATTTAACCAGGACCACTCCGACGACATATTACAAGACCCGTTGATCGCCCAGTTGATGCAGATGCCTAACGTGATGATCACCCCGCACGTGGGTTTTTACACCAACCTGGCCGTCAAGAACATGGTCGACATCAGTCTCGATGACGTGTTGACTATCGTGCAGGGCGGGACCAGCGACCACACGATTTAA
- a CDS encoding Crp/Fnr family transcriptional regulator — translation MAIELPAYLRAQFPELAAHWTSVQSKFKTDSIPAQTTLLAAGDVATNLYLIVQGSLRMWRTTASGRDITFQFFFENQPVASFESFYLQRPSESAITSLEPTTLLVLSKTDFDTLRQAYPEFETSLNRWLCERFMAYRQRVYTQLQRTPTGRYQALVADNSEVLDRVLLHEIATYLGMTPVSLSRIRSRLGRETPPE, via the coding sequence ATGGCAATTGAATTACCCGCCTATTTACGGGCCCAGTTTCCCGAGTTAGCGGCGCACTGGACCAGCGTTCAATCTAAATTTAAAACGGATTCAATCCCCGCCCAGACCACGTTACTAGCGGCCGGCGACGTGGCCACCAACCTCTATTTGATCGTTCAGGGTAGCTTGCGCATGTGGCGGACCACCGCCAGCGGCCGGGACATCACGTTTCAGTTTTTCTTCGAGAACCAACCCGTCGCGTCGTTTGAAAGCTTCTACCTGCAGCGCCCCAGCGAATCGGCGATCACCAGCCTGGAACCCACGACGCTATTGGTCTTATCTAAGACGGACTTCGATACTCTTCGGCAAGCCTACCCGGAATTCGAAACCAGCCTCAATCGGTGGTTGTGCGAGCGGTTCATGGCCTACCGTCAACGGGTCTACACCCAGCTGCAAAGGACCCCGACCGGGCGCTATCAGGCCTTGGTCGCCGACAATTCCGAGGTGCTCGATCGGGTGCTGCTCCACGAGATTGCGACCTACCTGGGGATGACGCCCGTGTCGTTGAGCCGGATTCGCTCCCGGTTGGGTCGGGAAACGCCACCAGAATAA
- a CDS encoding proline iminopeptidase-family hydrolase, translated as MSNQTRIVRLRDGHAVWTRCEGEGPIKLLLLHGGPGMTHEYLEPFSDFIQGKPIQIIYVEELGSYYSDQPDDPSLWNIPRFCDEVEDVRAAWQLDNFILYGQSWGGMLAMEYAIRYPQHLSGLIDSNMVDDLHDYETYINQLRDAMAPADVAYMKAKEAANQTDDAHYQELVLKLYHTCICRCDPWPDAVNRSFDRLNEQVYVTLQGPTEFTITGSLKTWSIRDRLPQIKVPTLVLGGKYDSMNPAVITAMAKRLPHGTAHICPQGSHFSIWDDQQDYFAAIEHFLQAVAPQND; from the coding sequence ATGTCGAATCAAACTAGAATTGTTCGCTTGAGGGATGGTCACGCCGTATGGACTCGCTGCGAGGGCGAGGGCCCAATTAAGTTACTGTTGTTACACGGCGGGCCCGGGATGACGCATGAATACCTAGAACCCTTCTCCGACTTTATTCAGGGAAAACCCATTCAGATTATTTACGTGGAAGAACTGGGGTCGTATTACTCTGATCAACCAGATGACCCGAGCTTATGGAACATCCCGCGATTCTGTGACGAAGTAGAAGATGTCCGCGCTGCCTGGCAACTCGATAATTTTATCTTGTACGGGCAATCGTGGGGAGGCATGTTGGCCATGGAATACGCCATCCGGTATCCGCAGCACCTGAGCGGCCTGATTGATTCCAACATGGTTGACGATCTGCACGACTATGAAACGTATATTAATCAGCTGCGAGACGCGATGGCTCCCGCTGACGTGGCCTACATGAAGGCAAAAGAGGCGGCTAATCAGACCGATGATGCCCATTACCAGGAACTGGTCTTGAAGCTTTATCATACCTGCATTTGTCGGTGTGATCCTTGGCCGGATGCGGTTAACCGGTCGTTTGACCGCCTAAATGAACAGGTTTACGTCACCCTTCAGGGGCCAACCGAGTTTACGATTACGGGGTCCCTAAAGACCTGGTCAATTCGTGATCGGTTACCGCAGATCAAGGTTCCTACGCTGGTTTTAGGCGGAAAGTACGATAGTATGAATCCGGCGGTGATCACGGCCATGGCCAAGCGGTTGCCCCACGGAACGGCCCACATTTGTCCGCAGGGGAGTCACTTCTCCATCTGGGATGACCAGCAAGATTATTTTGCGGCGATTGAGCACTTTCTTCAAGCGGTAGCACCACAAAACGATTAG
- a CDS encoding NAD(P)H-dependent oxidoreductase, producing MKTVIIFDHPDTAAASENVPHHRAFLAALARQVTQQLAVQHQEVDLIDLHADRFDPVMSVAELGRWRQGKPVNDQVADYQQRLLAADQIIFMFPVWWEVMPAMTKGFLDKVYAKGQLYAAPSMETKLVKHPQIRIITTMSTPNWAYRWVFGAPLIKALRCGTFYKTRLWHVRWQNFAQVEKKSLAQRQQLLAHFTLK from the coding sequence ATGAAAACAGTGATTATCTTTGACCATCCCGACACGGCTGCGGCCAGTGAAAACGTGCCTCACCACCGGGCCTTCCTCGCGGCGTTGGCCCGCCAGGTCACCCAACAACTTGCAGTGCAGCACCAAGAAGTCGATCTGATCGACCTGCACGCCGACCGCTTTGACCCGGTGATGTCGGTGGCCGAGCTGGGCCGTTGGCGTCAGGGCAAGCCGGTCAACGACCAGGTGGCCGATTATCAGCAGCGCCTGTTAGCGGCCGACCAGATCATCTTCATGTTTCCGGTCTGGTGGGAGGTCATGCCGGCGATGACCAAGGGCTTTTTGGATAAGGTCTACGCCAAGGGGCAACTCTACGCGGCCCCCTCGATGGAAACGAAACTGGTCAAGCACCCCCAGATTCGGATCATCACCACCATGAGCACACCCAACTGGGCGTACCGCTGGGTGTTCGGTGCCCCGTTGATCAAGGCACTCCGGTGCGGGACGTTTTATAAGACCCGGCTGTGGCACGTGCGGTGGCAAAACTTCGCTCAGGTCGAGAAAAAATCGTTAGCTCAGCGACAACAACTACTAGCTCACTTCACCTTAAAATAA